CCGCCCCGCCCGCCGTCACCGGGCCGTCCGCCGTCGACCCACTCGTAGAAGCCGTCGGCGGGGACGAGACAGCGCCGGCGCTCGAAGGCGTCGGCGAAGCTCCGCTTCTCGCGGACCGTCTCCGCGCGGGCGTTGATGAGGTCGAACGACTCGTCGGCCCACGAGGGGGTGAGCCCCCACTCCATCCGCGTCGCCTCGCTCGGGTCGTCGTCGGTTATCACCGGCAGCGACTGCCCCGGCGCGCAGTTGTAGCTCGGTTCGTGGCCACCGAAGTCGGCGTCGAACCTGTCTTCGAGGTCGTCGGTCGGCGTGAAGAGGGTGTAGCGCCCGCACATACCCCTCCCTCGGCGCGGACAGGCATCAATTCGGCGCAGCCGGCCGTCCCCCGCGGTCGGCGCGTTCGCTGAAATGCGGCGTCGGCCTCAGTTTCGATTCCCGTTCAGATACCATTATGTACCTCTATTCTTTATGATCGACCCACGGTCGTTAGTAACTATGAACAGAAAGAGGCTCGTACTGTTTGGCGTCGCGCTCGGGTTGATCCTCGTCGGCGGCGTCGTCGGGTGGTGGGGCCACACCGACGGCGGCGACCTGACGATACGTGAGACGCAGATCGAGACGGATGGCGGGACGATAGACGCGTACCTCTACGTCCCGCCCGGGGTGACGCCCGACGACCCGGCACCAGGCGTGCTGGCGACGCACGGCTACATCAACAGCAAGGAGACGCAAGCGCCGTTCGCGATCGAGTTGGCTAGGCGCGGCCACGTGGTGTTGGCCATCGACCAGACCGGTCACGGCTACTCCGACCCGCCGGCGTTCTCGCAGGGGTGGGGCGGCCCGCCGGCGCTCGCGTACCTCGCCGACCACGAACTCGTCGACGAGGACCGGATCGCGCTCGAAGGCCACTCCATGGGCGGCTGGGCGTCGGTCGCGGCTGCCGCGACCTATCCGGACCGTTACGAGTCGATGGTCCTCGCCGGCTCGTCGACCGGGTCGTCCGGCGCGCCGCCGGGCAACGCCACCTTCCCGCGGAACCTCGGCGTCGTCTACGCCGAGTATGACGAGTTCCACTGGCTCATGTGGGAGACGGAGACCGCGCCGGCCGCGCCGGAGAGCGAGAAGCTCCAGTCGGTGTTCGGCACCGACGAGCGGATCGAGACCGGCAGGACGTACGGCGACATAGAGTCCGGGACCGCTCGGGCGCTATACCAGCCCGGCACGACCCATCCCGGAACGCACCACTCGCCGACGGCCGTCGGACAGGTCGTCGAGTGGATCGAGCGGACGACCGGGGGCGACACGTCGCTCGACCCGGACGACCAGATCTGGCACTGGAAGGAACTGGGGACCGCCGTCGCGCTGCTCGGCGGCTTCCTGTTCCTCTTCCCGACGATCGGGACCCTCTCTGAGGCCGGCGCGCTGTCGGCGGCGACGCGGTCAGTCCCGGAGCCGGTTGCCGAGCGCGACCGCGGCTGGCTCGTCTCGGTCGCGCTGACCGCACTGCTCCCGGTCGTGACGTACTATCCGCTGATGCTCCTCGCGGGACAGGTAATGCCGCTGACCCCGGTGACGCCGCAAAACGAGACGAACAGCATCGTGCTGTGGATCTTGGGGAACGCGGCGATCATCGCCGTCCTGTTCGGTGTCTGGCACGTCCGTAGCGACCGGACGTTCGCCGCGGCGCGCGACCGATACGGGCTGGACGCGGGGGACGGCGCTGGGACGCTCGGCCGGTCCGTCGCGATCGCGGGCGGGACGGCCCTCGCGCTGCTCGCGCTGCTGTTCGCGTTCGACGCCGTCTTCGGGCTCGACTTCCGCGTGTGGGTTCTCGGCCTGAAGCTCCCGAGCGCGCTCCACGTCCGCATCGCAGCGGGCTACTTCCCCGCGTTCCTCGCGTTCTTCTTCGCGCTCGAACTGCTGCTCCACGGGCGGCTTCGGACCCCGGCGGCGACCGACTCGCTCCCCCGAGCGATCGCGGGGAACGTCGGCCTGCTCGCCGGGCCGTTCGTCGGGTTCCTCGCCGTCCAGTACGGCTGGCTGTTCGCGACGGGTGCCCTGCCGGTGCCAATCACGGCGCTACAGGCGATCATCGCGTTCCAGTTCGTCGGCGTGCTGGTCGGCGTGGGCGCGGTCTCGACGTACAGCTTCCACCGGACCGGCCGCGTGTGGGTCGGGGCGGTCCTCAACGCCCTGTTCGTGACGTGGCTCGTCGTCGCCTCGCAGGCGACGCACGTCCCGCTCTGACCGAGAGCCGTCCGTCGGACTGCGGGGCGGCCCGTCCGGGTTCAAAACAGGTCCCACCGGTCGGCGATGACGCCGTCGACGCCAGCGTCAAGGAGCCGCTCGGCGTCGTCGCGGTCGGCCGCGGTCCACGCGTTCACCGCCAGCCCCGCCTCGTGCGCCGCCTCGACGAACCCCGGCTCGGTCACGAGGTCGGTCGGGGGATGGATCCCGACGCAGCCGAGGTCGGTCGCCGCCGCGACGAGCGCCTCCGGGTCCCCGTCGGCGACGAGGAGCGCGCGGTCGGCCGCCGGATCCCGGTCCCGCAGCGCCGCCAGCGCGTCCGGCAGGAACGACGAGAACAGCACCTCGGCGTCCGCCTCGTCGGCGGCGTCGAGCGCGTCACCGGCGAGGCCCCGCTCTTTGATCTCGACGTTGACGGCGGTTCCAGCCGGGACGGCCCGCAGCGCCTCGTCGAGCCGCGGGATCGCCTCCCCCGAATCGAGGACCGTCAGCTCCCGGAGTTCGTCCCACTCGGCGTCCGCGACGCGTCCGCCCCCCTCGGTCAACCGGTCGAGCTCCTCGTCGTGGAAGACGACGAGTTCGCCGCTCGCGCACCGGCGCACGTCGATCTCGACGGCGTCGACGTGCGGCACGGCGCGCTCGATCGCGGCGACGGTGTTCTCGGGGTA
This genomic stretch from Halorubrum hochsteinianum harbors:
- a CDS encoding alpha/beta hydrolase family protein, which encodes MNRKRLVLFGVALGLILVGGVVGWWGHTDGGDLTIRETQIETDGGTIDAYLYVPPGVTPDDPAPGVLATHGYINSKETQAPFAIELARRGHVVLAIDQTGHGYSDPPAFSQGWGGPPALAYLADHELVDEDRIALEGHSMGGWASVAAAATYPDRYESMVLAGSSTGSSGAPPGNATFPRNLGVVYAEYDEFHWLMWETETAPAAPESEKLQSVFGTDERIETGRTYGDIESGTARALYQPGTTHPGTHHSPTAVGQVVEWIERTTGGDTSLDPDDQIWHWKELGTAVALLGGFLFLFPTIGTLSEAGALSAATRSVPEPVAERDRGWLVSVALTALLPVVTYYPLMLLAGQVMPLTPVTPQNETNSIVLWILGNAAIIAVLFGVWHVRSDRTFAAARDRYGLDAGDGAGTLGRSVAIAGGTALALLALLFAFDAVFGLDFRVWVLGLKLPSALHVRIAAGYFPAFLAFFFALELLLHGRLRTPAATDSLPRAIAGNVGLLAGPFVGFLAVQYGWLFATGALPVPITALQAIIAFQFVGVLVGVGAVSTYSFHRTGRVWVGAVLNALFVTWLVVASQATHVPL
- a CDS encoding glycerophosphodiester phosphodiesterase; amino-acid sequence: MTLIGHRACAGQYPENTVAAIERAVPHVDAVEIDVRRCASGELVVFHDEELDRLTEGGGRVADAEWDELRELTVLDSGEAIPRLDEALRAVPAGTAVNVEIKERGLAGDALDAADEADAEVLFSSFLPDALAALRDRDPAADRALLVADGDPEALVAAATDLGCVGIHPPTDLVTEPGFVEAAHEAGLAVNAWTAADRDDAERLLDAGVDGVIADRWDLF